ATCCCACCTGGAAGCCCGACTTCTACCCCGCCACCACCCCGCAGAAAAAGTTCCTCGACTACTACTCATCGCAGCTCACCTCCGTCGAGGTCAACTACACCTTCCGCGCGCTCCCTACAGTCAAGACGCTCGAAAACTGGCTCGCCTCCACGCCATCCAGCTTCCGCTTCAGCTTCAAATCGCCGCAGCGCATCACGCACTTCAAGCGCCTCCGCGAATGCGCCGCCGACGTCGCCCAGTTCATCTCCGTGTTGGAGCCCGTCCGCCAGGCAGGCAAACTCGGCCTTCTTCTCTTCCAGCTTCCGCCCAACTTCAAAGCCGACGCCGCTCTGCTCGCCGACTTCCTCTCCATCGCCGCACTCGAAAACTCCGGCGCCACGCCCATAGCCTTCGAGTTCCGCCACGAGTCCTGGTTCTCCGACGCGACCTACGCCATCCTGCGCGAACACAACGCCGCGCTCTGCATCGCCGAAAGCGACGAACTCCGCACACCTGAGGTCCACACCGCCGCCACACACACCAGCTTCCGCCTCCGCCGCACCGGAGGCTACTCCGCCGCAGAGTTGGCCGCCTTCGCCGAACGATTCAGCACGCTCGCACGCGAACGCGATGTCTACGTCTACTTCAAGCACGAAGACGAGCCCTCCGGCGCCATCGACGCGCTCAAGTTCCTCACCAAAGTCAGGGAGGCAAGCGGAGCGTAATGCAAACCACCGCAGTTCCCGAGGCCCTCGCTGCGCACGCCGAACAGTTCCAACCCCGCCGCTATCTCACCAACAACCATCTCCAGACCATCCTGGGAAACTTCCTCCCGCGCGCCGACCATCTCCCTCCCGCCGAAGACGAGCTCGTCGAAGTCTCACCCGCCACCAACGGGCAGATTGCCAGCCAGGTACTCTGCCAGTGCCACTGGCAGCCGGAAGCGGTGCGCGCCTCGCGCCCCACCGCCATCATCGTCCACGGCCTCGAAGGCTCATCGCGCTCGCAGTACGTCATCGGCAACGCCAACAAGCTCTGGCGCGCCGGGGCCAACATCGTTCGCATGAACATGCGCAACTGCGGCGGTACCGAAGCCCTCACCCCCACGCTCTACCACTCCGGACTCTCCTCGGACGTCTTCGCCGTCATGCGCTTCTTCGTGGAGCGGTTCGGCCTCCAATCCGTCTCACTCATCGGCTACTCCATGGGCGGCAATCTGGTCCTCAAGCTCGCCGGCGACCTCGGCCCCGAAGCCCCGCCCGAGCTCCGCTCCGTCATCGGCGTCTCGCCCGTCGTCGATCTCGGTCCATCTGCCGACGCGCTCCACCGCATCGAAAACCGCATCTACGAGCAGAAATTTCTCCGTGCGCTCCTGCGCCGCTTTCGCCGCAAAACCACACTCTTCCCACGCGCCTACGATCCCAACCGCGCCACCGGCATCCACTCCCTGCGCCAGTTCGACAACCGCATCACCGCGCTCTACTCCGGCTTCCGCAACGCAGACGACTACTACACCCGCGCCGCCGCCGCCCGCGTCATCGACCGCATCACCGTCCCCACACTCATCCTCCACGCCACCGACGATCCCTTCATCCGCATCATCCCGGAGACCCGCGCGAAGATCGCCTCCAACCCCAACATCACCCTCATCGAACCCGAGCACGGCGGCCACTGCGCCTTCCTCGCCCAACCCGATCCCGCCAACAACTACGATGGCTACTGGGCCGAACACACCCTCCTCCGCTTCCTCCTCGCCAACGCCTGAACCTTCGCCAGGAGTCAGCTCCAGCCCGCATTAATTACTGTCATCCTGAGCGGAGCGCAGAGCGCGGAGTCGAAGGACCCCGAGACCGCACCGGTTGCCCATGCCGCTTCCCACTTTCCGCCGCAAAACTCAAGACACAATCGCAGCCGCCGTTGCTTCTTTTGTTGTCATCCCCACGGGGAATCGCGTCTCGCCTCGCTTAAGGGCACGGCGGCTTTGCACAAAAACGTTGTTTTGCACAAAAAGTGAGGAGGCTGCACAAAAAAGCTGGGGCATCAGTTCAACTCACCGAAACATGCTAAATCCATTAAATGGGGACTATCCTTGGCTTCTGACTCGGTTATAGTGGGAGCGGGTTCGTATCACTATCTAGGTGCGAAATGCAAATCCTCCGCAAATGCCTGGTTTGTTTCTTCATGTTGTCGGCTGCGCTGACGCGCGCGCAGGGAATTCCGTCGCTGACCTCCGCGCAGTGGAGGCAGGATTTGGGGTATTTCGCCAACGAGATCACAACCTATCACCGCAACCCGTATCACCTGATTCCGAAGGCGAGGTTCGATGCCGAGGTCGCGGACCTGCGGAGCCGAATCCCGTCGATGAAGGATGATGAGATTGTGGTCGGCCTGCAGCGGCTGGCCGCGTCGATCGGGGATGGACACACATTTGTCGACACCGGAATGCTTTATGGGGCAGTCCCAACTGCAGTACCCATTGAGGTGTTTTGGTTCGGTGACGAGCTTCGTGTGGTGCGCGCCGCGCCGGAGTACAGCAGCGTCTTGGGAACGAGGATTATAGCGGTTGGCTCGACGCCGATCGATGAGGTCAATCGTAGACTTCAGCAGCTTATCCCTCAAGGCGAGAGCGAATGGTTTGTGATGGACAAGAGCGCACGACTGATCACGCAGATAGAACCGCTTGCGGCTCTGCACATCATTCCCGACGGCGATACGGCCTCTTTCACATTTGAGACCGATTCCGGCAGGCGGTTCACGCTTGCGCTTCGCGCCGATCCGCCGGGCAAGAGCACCGCGATGGTAATGCTTGGCGATCGAGTTCCGCTCTCATTCCAGCATGCGGATGATGGTCTTTGGTTCACCTATTTGCCGGACTCGCAGACCGTGTATGTTGATTTTCGGTCATACCAAAACCTTGAGCAGGAGACCAAGCCGCTCTGGGACTTCATCGCGGAGCATTCGCCAAAACGTCTGATCGTCGATATGCGTTGGAATATCGGCGGGAACTTCATGCAGGGACGCGAGTATCTCGTATCGAAGATCATCTTTCTGCCGCAACTGAACCAGACCGGACGGCTGTTCGTGATTACGGGACGAAGGACATTTTCCGCCGCGATGACGAATGTGACGGATTTCCGGCGTGAGACCGAGGCGATTCTGGTGGGAGAGCCGACGGGTGCGCGTCCGAACGGCTACCAGGAGAACCACTGGTTCACGCTGCCGAATTCACACATTCGAGCGTCCTGCGCGACGTTGAAGTACAGGTTCCAGCCCTTCCGAGACAGTGCAGGCGTCTTTCCGGACCAGCGTGTCGATCCCGATTGGAACGCATTCCGGACCGGCAGAGACGCGGCCATCGATTGGATACTGCGTCAGCCATTGCCTGACAATGAGCCGCGACGAGCGGCGCCTTGAACGGCGCGAGTCGGTGGGGCGAGGCACAAGTGCGATGCCGTCATCCTGAGCGGAGCGCAGAGCGCGGAGTCGAAGGACCCCGAGACCGCACCGGTTGCCCATGCCGCACCCCGCTTTCCGCCACTGAATTCAAGACAAAATCGCAGATGCAGTTGCTTCTTTTTGTTTGTCATTCCCGCAGGGAATCCGCGTTTCGCTTTGCTTAAGGGCACGACTTCAGCCGCGCCGCAATCGCAGCTTTTGCATCTCCATTCCACAAATCACGCCGCAGACAAAAGAGCCGGCGCCAAAGCGCCGGCTCTCCACTCAATCTGTCCTCACGCCTGCAGACGCCGCCGGATCAATCCCGCGCCTGACAGCAACGCGGTCCCCACCAATACAAGCGTTCCCGGCTCCGGCGTAGCCGCTGACTGCATCGTCGCCTCCGTTTCCGTGCCCCCGTTCGGATCGTGGAAGTTGAAGCCCGGGGACTCGAAGCTATCCGGGGTAAAATCCGCTCCACTCAACACAGGAAGATTTGTCGGAACATTCATCACATAGTCAAGTTGTGTGAACGTGTCGCCTGCTGAGAAACTCTGGAAGTCGCTGTAATAAATCAGCTCGGCATTCGTCCCGATTGCGCAGGTCCCGGAACCGGAAGGAGCAGGACCGCTTCCCGTCATGCTGAACGTACAAGCGCCTCCTGCAGGTGTCGCACCCGTGGAGCCGGCCCGCCAGAAATTTACGCCAAAGCCAAAAAACGAGTTCTCGTCGACAACCACCTCCTGCCCTGGGGTGACCGAGAGCTGAAGATCGATCGAGCTATAGTTTGCCAGCACCAAATTATCCAGCGTCGGAAGCGAGACCGAAAGCACGCTTTGACCATTCGACTGAGAGACGCCCGTGATCTCTCCCTGAATCAACAGCGTATCGGCTCGTCCCGAGCTTCCCGCCACAAAAGCCGCCGCCAACGCGACCAAACCGGCCATCCGAACATAGGATCCCAACTGCAACGACATGCAAGTTCCTCCACGCACGCAACTCAACACAACGCACCTGCAAGGAATCCCTGAAGTTCCGTTGTGGAGCGTATATCAATCTCCACGTGCAAATAGATCGCCAAACGAACCAGCAGGAAAATCCCGAAAATTTGCAGCTTGCCCCTCGCCTTCAGATGAGCAGCGCAATTTTATGCATGCACAAAGGAACATCGTTCGCCTCGCGTGCGGCTCACTCATCCCACCACAATGCTCCCGTCGCTTGATGATTCGTAACGCACATCGATCGAGAGCCGTCATCCTGAGCGGAGCGCAGAGCGCGGAGTCGAAGGACCCCGAGACCGCACCGGTTGCCCATACCGCTTCCCACTTTCCGCCACAAAATCCGGGATCGCTCAGAGGTGAAACCCGAAATGTACAGAACCACACCAACTAACTAACTATATTCATTGCACTTACAAATTTCTTCCTCGAATTTCCAGCCAAAATCGCATGTCAACCCCCAAGTCAGGTCAAAGCACTCATTCCAAACAAGTTGCCCGTGGCGTAAAACCCCACCCAAGTTGCTACACTTAAATCAGGGTCAGAAAAACGCGAGACCCATGGCCGGGAAACCGAACTTCTTCTTTGAAATGAAGACTTTAGACACTCAAAAACACACACCATCCAGCAAAATCAACATCTTACAAGGGGAAACCATCACCAAGTCCAACCACAAACCAAATAAAATGAAGACTTTGCACAAAAAGTACGGGGAGGGGGTTCCGGGTGCTCGCTGAGTGGTCCGCCGAGTGCGCCGCCGACGATCCCGTCCTCGTCGTCCCCTGGTCCGACCCCGCCGACCTCACCCGCCGCTTCATCGACCTCCGCGAGAACCCCTACGACCTCGACGACGTCTCCGAAGCCGCCGACCACCCCGCACTCCTCCACGCCCTCCGCGCCCTCAACGCCCCGCGCTCCCCCGTCTTCACCGCGAAGTGTGACGTCTGGCCGCTCGGCCCCGACGAGCTCACCCAGGTCCAACTCCTCCTCGACCACCCCGCCCACGAGGCCCCCGCTGGCTTCGCCAGCTACCTCGACCTCCTCTGGCGCGACCGCTCCCTCTTCGCCTCCTTCCACCGCCAGGGGCAACTCCTCGACCGCTTCACCCGCCTCGCCGCCCCGCTCCACTACCCCTACGCCCTCGCCGAGTACGTCATCCGCCCCGCGCTCCTCGACCTCGACGGCCCGCAGGAGGGCTTCGCCATCAGCCTCTACATCAAGGCACTCGCCCACGATCCCCACGCCGCGGAAGAAAACTGGGCAGCCGCGCTGGCCGCCATCGTCGCCCTCATCCGCAGCCGGGACCCGCAAGGAGGTTCCGCTACAATCTATAAAAGCCCACCGCGAAGGGCGAGTAGCTCAATTGGATAGAGCATCAGCCTTCTAAGCTGACGGTTGCAGGTTCGAGCCCTGCCTCGCTCACCACTACGCCTCCATCAGGATGTCTTCCTTCGAAGGATGGCAGTGGTCGGCCTCGTCGCGCACCCCGGTCGCATGGCGAACCCCCGCCAGCCCGATCAACCCCAACGCGAGGTAGCAGACCCCGTTCCAGTGCCAGTGCTCCCACGCGATCGTCGCAAGAGCCGACCCGACTGCCGCACCACTGAAGTACACCGTCATGTAGACCGTATTCAGGCGGCTGCGTGCCGAAGGCACCAGTCCGAAGATGCGCGTCTGGTTAGCAACCTGCGTCATCTGCGCTCCGATATCGAGCACGATTACCCCGACAGCCAGTGCGATGAGATGTAGCGTGGTTGAAATGTGCGCTCGCTCTTCACCCCAGAGAAGCACGTACGAAGCCGCCAGCAGTAGCGTGCCCACCGTTATTACCCAGCGCGAACCGTGCTTGTCGGCCAGTCGTCCAGCGACCGAAGCTACCATTGCTCCGGCGGCACCGACCAGGCCAAACGTGCCAGCGACGCCCGCTCCCAGACCATAATGACTAAAGAGCACAAACGCCAGCGTCGTCCAGAAGCAACTGAACGAGGCAAAGACCAGTGCTCCAAGGATCGACGACTCACGAAGCAGGGGCTGGGTACGGAAGAGCGTCCAGAGCGACTTCATCGCATCGGTGTAAAGCAAATTCTGTTTGGGAGGAAGCTTGGGCATTACTCTCAACAACAGCGGCACAAATGCAGCATTCATCACGGCAGCAACGATAAATACCGTCTGCCAGCCGTGAATCTTGCTTACCCAACCTGAGAAAGTGCGTGCAAGCAGAATCCCGAGTAGCAACCCGGTCATCACGATGCCGATTGCGCGCCCGCGCTGCGAGTTATCTGCCAGGTCCGGAGCAATTGGCAGTGCCACGTGGGTAACTGATGCAAACAGTCCAATCAGCACGCTGCCGATGATGAGCCATGCAAAGCTTGGTGCCAGGGCCACGAACACCAGAGCAACAGCCACGGCACCGTACATCTTCATCATGAGAGATCGCCGTTCCAGCACATCCCCTAATGGGACAAACATAAGCAGACCCAGAGCGTAACCTACCTGCGTCGCTACAGCGATGAATCCGGCGCGACCGGCTGTGGCGCCGTATGTATGCCCCATCTCCAGCAAAAGTGGCTGGTTGTAATACATTGTCGATACGCCTACTGCGCACGCCAGTCCAAGAAAGGGAAGTGGCGCACAAGGCGTTGAATGCGTGGTCCTAGACATGAAATAAGAGGCCTGACCAATAGTGTAAAGCACTCAAAGCAAAAGTTTAGCTATTGTAGATAGTTGCATAAATGAAGTGCCCTCATAGATCTTGCCGATCTTCGCATCGCGGTAGAGCTTTTCGACGGGATAATCCTTGACGAAGCCTGAGCCGCCGAAGACTTCAACTGCGAGGCTTGCAACACGCTCGGCTACTCGTGAGGCAACGTACTTGCACATTGCTGCCTCTTTTAAAAATTCGACTCCTGCATCCTTCAGCCGTGTCGCGTTGTAGACCATCAACCGTGCCGCTTCGATTTCGGTTGCCATCTCTGCTAATTGGAACTGCATTGCCTGAAACTCGACGAGAGGTTTGCCGAACTGTTTGCGCTCTTTCGCCCACTTCGCTGCATGCATCCATGCTCCTTCGGCTAGTCCGAGCATTTGTGCACCGATGCCAATTCGACCTTCGTTCAGTGTTTCGATGGCGACTTTGTAGCCTTTGCCTGGTTCGCCGAGAATCCGGTCTGCTGGCACAATGCAGTCGTTGAAGATCAGCTCGCAGGTGCTCGAAGCGCGAATGCCCAGTTTGTCTTCTTTTCTACCGAGCAAAAACCCTGCAGAGCCCTTCTCCACGAGAAACGCCGTGATGCCTTTGTATCCTGCCGCAGGATCAAGCGTCGCAAAGACAATGAAGAGTCCTGCTTCTTTCGCATTTGTGATCCATAGTTTCCGTCCATTTAGGACATAGCTCTCACCACGCTTCGTTGCACGCGTCTGAAGCGCAAACGCATCGGAGCCCGATGTCGCCTCGCTAAGCGCATAAGCTCCAATGGTGTCTTTTGCCAGTCGCGTTAGATACCGCTGCTTCTGCGTTTCCGTGCCCCATTTTCTGAGTGCATTGACACACAGCGTATTCTGCACATCCACCAGGACGCCCACAGCAGGATCTACCTCCGAGATCTTTTC
This is a stretch of genomic DNA from Edaphobacter acidisoli. It encodes these proteins:
- a CDS encoding YheT family hydrolase → MQTTAVPEALAAHAEQFQPRRYLTNNHLQTILGNFLPRADHLPPAEDELVEVSPATNGQIASQVLCQCHWQPEAVRASRPTAIIVHGLEGSSRSQYVIGNANKLWRAGANIVRMNMRNCGGTEALTPTLYHSGLSSDVFAVMRFFVERFGLQSVSLIGYSMGGNLVLKLAGDLGPEAPPELRSVIGVSPVVDLGPSADALHRIENRIYEQKFLRALLRRFRRKTTLFPRAYDPNRATGIHSLRQFDNRITALYSGFRNADDYYTRAAAARVIDRITVPTLILHATDDPFIRIIPETRAKIASNPNITLIEPEHGGHCAFLAQPDPANNYDGYWAEHTLLRFLLANA
- a CDS encoding PEP-CTERM sorting domain-containing protein (PEP-CTERM proteins occur, often in large numbers, in the proteomes of bacteria that also encode an exosortase, a predicted intramembrane cysteine proteinase. The presence of a PEP-CTERM domain at a protein's C-terminus predicts cleavage within the sorting domain, followed by covalent anchoring to some some component of the (usually Gram-negative) cell surface. Many PEP-CTERM proteins exhibit an unusual sequence composition that includes large numbers of potential glycosylation sites. Expression of one such protein has been shown restore the ability of a bacterium to form floc, a type of biofilm.), with translation MSLQLGSYVRMAGLVALAAAFVAGSSGRADTLLIQGEITGVSQSNGQSVLSVSLPTLDNLVLANYSSIDLQLSVTPGQEVVVDENSFFGFGVNFWRAGSTGATPAGGACTFSMTGSGPAPSGSGTCAIGTNAELIYYSDFQSFSAGDTFTQLDYVMNVPTNLPVLSGADFTPDSFESPGFNFHDPNGGTETEATMQSAATPEPGTLVLVGTALLSGAGLIRRRLQA
- a CDS encoding DUF72 domain-containing protein; amino-acid sequence: MPRASQTPPLFVNERDLQPPSRIFAGTSGWAYPTWKPDFYPATTPQKKFLDYYSSQLTSVEVNYTFRALPTVKTLENWLASTPSSFRFSFKSPQRITHFKRLRECAADVAQFISVLEPVRQAGKLGLLLFQLPPNFKADAALLADFLSIAALENSGATPIAFEFRHESWFSDATYAILREHNAALCIAESDELRTPEVHTAATHTSFRLRRTGGYSAAELAAFAERFSTLARERDVYVYFKHEDEPSGAIDALKFLTKVREASGA
- a CDS encoding acyl-CoA dehydrogenase, which translates into the protein MAQDSAKPALTQLSEDEQMFLNTVHQFAVEQIGPLSRDMDEAQQMNAVLIQKLFSMGLMGIEVPEQYGGAGGSFFEAILAVEKISEVDPAVGVLVDVQNTLCVNALRKWGTETQKQRYLTRLAKDTIGAYALSEATSGSDAFALQTRATKRGESYVLNGRKLWITNAKEAGLFIVFATLDPAAGYKGITAFLVEKGSAGFLLGRKEDKLGIRASSTCELIFNDCIVPADRILGEPGKGYKVAIETLNEGRIGIGAQMLGLAEGAWMHAAKWAKERKQFGKPLVEFQAMQFQLAEMATEIEAARLMVYNATRLKDAGVEFLKEAAMCKYVASRVAERVASLAVEVFGGSGFVKDYPVEKLYRDAKIGKIYEGTSFMQLSTIAKLLL
- a CDS encoding MFS transporter translates to MYYNQPLLLEMGHTYGATAGRAGFIAVATQVGYALGLLMFVPLGDVLERRSLMMKMYGAVAVALVFVALAPSFAWLIIGSVLIGLFASVTHVALPIAPDLADNSQRGRAIGIVMTGLLLGILLARTFSGWVSKIHGWQTVFIVAAVMNAAFVPLLLRVMPKLPPKQNLLYTDAMKSLWTLFRTQPLLRESSILGALVFASFSCFWTTLAFVLFSHYGLGAGVAGTFGLVGAAGAMVASVAGRLADKHGSRWVITVGTLLLAASYVLLWGEERAHISTTLHLIALAVGVIVLDIGAQMTQVANQTRIFGLVPSARSRLNTVYMTVYFSGAAVGSALATIAWEHWHWNGVCYLALGLIGLAGVRHATGVRDEADHCHPSKEDILMEA